The stretch of DNA CATTCTCTGCTCCATCAATAGCAACAGTTGCAACAGGCACCCCTTTAGGCATTTGAACAGTTGAAAGTAATGCGTCCAATCCGTCAAGAGTTGAAGCTTTAACAGGTACTCCTATAACAGGTACAGTCGAAATCCCAGCTAAAACTCCTGCTAGGTGTGCAGCCTTTCCGGCAAATGCAATAATTAATTCAATATTATTTTCTTCCATTTTATTAACAAAATCGATAGCAAAATCTAAAGAACGGTGAGCAGAGATAACTCTAGCATCATATTTTATCCCAAATTTTTTTAAAATATCACAAGTTTTTTTAGCAATATCTTTATCAGAAATACTGCCCATAATAACAGCAACCTTCATAATAACCTCCAAAAAATTTTATTAATATAAAAAGCCGGAAATATTCTCCGGCTATAATTATTTAAGCAAAAAAGAATATAAATCAGTTGGTGCAACAATGTTATCTCCATTGTACACTCTCATATTGCCACCTGATATTTCGTCAATTAATACAACTTCTCCATCAACTTTACCAAATTCTAACTTAATATCGTATAAAGTAAGTCCTTTTTCTTTTAAAACATCTCTAATAATAGTACAAATTTCTTTAGTAAGTGCTACTAAGTCTTCATATTCCTTTTCTGTTAATATATTTAACATAACAAGTGCATCCTTAGTAATTAAAGGATCACATCTTTCATCATCTTTTAATGTAATTTCAACATAAGTATCTAAATCATCATTAGGTTTTGCATATAAACCATATCTTCTTATAAAACTACCTACAGCTTTAAATCTACAAATTACTTCTATACCTTTACCAAAAACTTCGCAAGGTTTTACAGTCATAGTATTCTCGTTTAAATTGCAATCTATATAATGAGTTCTAATTCCCTTTTCCTTTAAAATTTCAAAGAAATATTTAGTAATCTTTAAACCTTCATGTCCTACACCTTCAATTGATAAACCTACAGTATTAGCACCCGGATCAAAAACTCCATTTTCTCCTGTAACATCATCCTTAAACTTTAAAACGTAATTTCCATCTTCGCTCTTGTAAATATCTTTTGTCTTTCCAGTGTAAATTTTTTCCATAAAATACCTCCTAAAATTAAACATAAGAAATAAATAAGCCCAGCAAGTAGGCTTCAAGCGAAACCTACCTCCTGGGCTTTTCTCCCTTAGGTGTAATACTTAAAAAGTATTCGTATCGCTCGGACCAGCAACAAAATTCGGAACCCTAGATACTCTTTCTCTCATAGATTTTATTTCATTTTAGTAATCGTAATTAACTTACAACTAAATGATAGCAAGAAAATTGTATTTTGTCAATATGACTTTAAAAAATATTTTTATTAAAAATCAAATAAGTTTTTTTATCTATAAAGTAACTTAAATTTTGATTAAATTAATGACAAACTTAAAATTTAAAGCTATAATTCTTTATATTTTTTCTAATTTATGTTATCATTATCTATATATTTTTTAGAAAGGAAATAATATGTTTAAACTGTTAAGAAAAAAAAGCTTTAAAAATTTATTAATTTTTGACTTATTATATCAACTGGCTTTTATTGTTATTTTAT from Parvimonas micra encodes:
- the purE gene encoding 5-(carboxyamino)imidazole ribonucleotide mutase, whose amino-acid sequence is MKVAVIMGSISDKDIAKKTCDILKKFGIKYDARVISAHRSLDFAIDFVNKMEENNIELIIAFAGKAAHLAGVLAGISTVPVIGVPVKASTLDGLDALLSTVQMPKGVPVATVAIDGAENAGILATQILSIKYDELKVKLKEYKIEMKEQVKKMDNDLDI
- a CDS encoding phosphoribosylaminoimidazolesuccinocarboxamide synthase, which gives rise to MEKIYTGKTKDIYKSEDGNYVLKFKDDVTGENGVFDPGANTVGLSIEGVGHEGLKITKYFFEILKEKGIRTHYIDCNLNENTMTVKPCEVFGKGIEVICRFKAVGSFIRRYGLYAKPNDDLDTYVEITLKDDERCDPLITKDALVMLNILTEKEYEDLVALTKEICTIIRDVLKEKGLTLYDIKLEFGKVDGEVVLIDEISGGNMRVYNGDNIVAPTDLYSFLLK